In the genome of Notamacropus eugenii isolate mMacEug1 chromosome 5, mMacEug1.pri_v2, whole genome shotgun sequence, one region contains:
- the LOC140503473 gene encoding natural cytotoxicity triggering receptor 1-like, whose translation MTHTLSVLLCLGLCLGQRMRAQAETFPRPSLRAENSSLVPLGRSVTLRCQGSLEADDYRLEKCSARTKIMNAKPSGIEGKFHMPSVTDKDAGTHVCLYRHSSFWSERSDPLELVVTGLYDPPSLSALPSPKVTSGHKVTLQCQSETWFTMYALYKDGQRIAQDRALPHGRGIQAKFLIPAMNATHEGTYQCYTF comes from the exons ATGACCCACACCCTCTCTGTCCTGCTGTGCCTTG GACTGTGTCTGGGCCAGAGGATGAGGGCACAGGCAG AAACATTCCCCAGACCCTCCCTCAGGGCAGAGAACAGCTCTTTGGTGCCCCTAGGGAGAAGTGTGACCTTGAGGTGCCAGGGATCTTTAGAGGCTGATGACTACCGTCTGGAAAAATGTTCTGCAAGGACAAAGATAATGAATGCGAAACCCTCTGGAATAGAGGGCAAATTTCATATGCCATCTGTGACAGATAAAGATGCAGGGACACATGTCTGCCTCTACAGACACTCATCATTCTGGTCAGAGCGCAGTGACCCCctggagctggtggtgacag GCCTGTATGACCCACCCTCCCTCTCAGCCCTGCCCAGCCCCAAGGTGACCTCAGGACACAAAGTGACCCTCCAGTGTCAGTCAGAGACATGGTTTACCATGTATGCCCTGTACAAGGATGGACAACGGATTGCCCAAGACAGGGCACTGCCCCATGGAAGAGGGATTCAGGCCAAATTCCTCATCCCAGCTATGAACGCTACTCATGAAGGAACTTACCAATGCTACACCTTTTGA
- the LOC140503464 gene encoding leukocyte immunoglobulin-like receptor subfamily B member 4, with protein sequence MASILAVLLSLGLCLGQRMRSQADRLPRPSLRAENSSLVPLGRSVTLRCQGSWEGDVYLLEKKDRDTWKRILDKKADEMEVEYPISAVTAEDAGTYVCLYQHSSDWSRHSDPLELVVTGLHEPPSLSALSSTEVASGHNVTLQCQSQPWYDMFALYKEGEEIARGKAQNHERGSQARFLIAAVNSTHEGIYQCYTFHSDRPHKWSSPSKPLALTVTAQTGARRRVRRTWNHPISQEDRPGALSTHPFNRWKSEAHRREVLVQHPTPSRSGQSWGSLQSSLDSSAQSQTLSPSSPPGTFSTISDSGNTQFASPGLAAGILVGVSAFLTLLLLFLILLFCHRRWWHQARLRNGGREAEVKKTTRSSDPEEGTPLEENLYAAVNDDRQTEETRQEDTAAPKREDNQEVTYAQLNLSSLKAGAKDPPCSGEVEPSLYAALQGTQTEPRGTQEKETPPHSTSVF encoded by the exons ATGGCCTCCATCCTTGCTGTCCTACTAAGTTTGG GGCTGTGTCTGGGCCAGAGGATGAGGTCACAGGCAG ACAGACTCCCCAGGCCCTCCCTCAGGGCAGAGAACAGCTCTTTGGTGCCCCTAGGGAGAAGTGTGACCCTCAGGTGCCAGGGATCATGGGAGGGAGATGTGTACCTTCTGGAGAAAAAGGACAGAGACACATGGAAGAGGATCCTGgataagaaagcagatgaaatggAAGTGGAGTATCCCATCTCAGCAGTGACAGCGGAAGATGCAGGGACATATGTCTGCCTCTACCAACACTCATCAGACTGGTCAAGGCACAGTGACCCCctggagctggtggtgacag gtCTCCATGAACCACCCTCACTCTCAGCCCTGTCCAGCACTGAGGTGGCCTCAGGACACAATGTGACCCTCCAGTGTCAGTCACAGCCATGGTATGACATGTTTGCCTTATacaaggagggagaagagattgCCCGAGGCAAGGCCCAGAACCATGAAAGGGGATCTCAGGCCAGATTCCTCATTGCAGCTGTGAACTCTACCCATGAAGGAATTTACCAATGCTACACCTTTCACAGTGACAGGCCCCATAAGTGGTCTAGTCCCAGCAAACCCCTTGCTCTCACGGTCACAG CCCAGACAGGAGCTAGAAGAAGGGTCAGAAGAACATGGAATCACCCAATCTCACAAGAGGACAGGCCAGGAGCACTGAGCACACACCCATTTAACAGATGGAAAAGTGAGGCCCATAGAAGGGAGGTACTTGTCCAACATCCCACACCCAGCCGATCTGGGCAGAGCTGGGGTTCCCTCCAGTCCTCTCTGGACTCCTCTGCCCAGTCCCAAACTCTGTCCCCTTCCTCACCCCCAGGGACCTTTTCTACAATCTCTGATTCTGGGAACACACAGTTTG CTTCCCCAGGTCTGGCAGCAGGCATCTTAGTGGGAGTCTCAGCCTTCCTCACcctgctcctcctcttcctcatcctcctcttctgTCATCGACGCTGGTGGCATCAGGCCAGACTCA GGAATGGGGGCAGAGAGGCAGAGGTCAAGAAGACCACCAGGAG CTCTGACCCAGAGGAGGGGACCCCCCTGGAGGAGAACCTGT ATGCTGCTGTGAAtgatgacagacagacagaggaaacCAGACAGGAGGACACTGCT GCTCCCAAAAGGGAAGACAATCAGGAAGTGACCTATGCCCAGCTGAACCTCAGCAGCCTCAAGGCTGGGGCCAAGGACCCTCCCTGCTCTGGCGAAGTGGAGCCCAGCCTCTATGCTGCCCTTCAGGGAACTCAGACAGAGCCCAGGGGAACCCAGGAGAAAGAGACCCCTCCTCATTCAACCTCTGTTTTCTGA